The genomic stretch aatgacatgagggaaaggagccacatgtgggattcgaaccaggtGAGGACACCCGCTTGAAGGACCattgcctccatacatggggcgcgcgcactaaccactgcgccaccagcacctcTCCAACTAAGATCTTCAAGGGTAATTAAAGATGATTAACAACACAAGTACATCCCTGAACAGTGTTTCTTAGTTAGCACTGCTGTAAGGTCTGACCTAATGATGTAGAGCTTCTCCTCGTCTCCGTACTCCTCCCTGCAGATGGTGAAGCGGTAAATCCAGGACATGTACCACGCCACGTAGGTGGTAAAGTAGTAAGGAGAGAGGACGATCTGACAGAACAGGATGTCAGACAGGTTGGGCTTCTGGTAGCCTCCTTTAATGTCAATCTTTGTTTTGATGATTTCTCGgatcacctcctcttcctgctctcgGATCTCCTCCTTGGAGCGGCGGTTCTTGCCCTTCTCCTTGGTGCGGTTGAGGAGGCCCTGCTGTTTAGCGATCTCGGTGGCCTGGATTCTGTACTTGGGGACGGTCACCAGGTAGTTGATGGCCTCGTTGTAGCTGCTGTGCCAGCTGTAGTACTGCAGGAGAGACAGGGAGGTGGGATTATATATtcaggggtgcaaacttgtCACCTTTCGGCAAAATTCGCCGTTTTGGATCCCAAATAGGTCGTatgtgtgattcatttagacctgcaataaaaaatatttggaggggggtgggggggtctaTGACACGGCGAGCACGGTCCCTGCAAATGTCTAGTCGTTTCATACTGATTGCGGTCAGAGCGCTCTGATTGCTCAACACGGCCCGAAGAAAGTACTTCCGGGCCCTgtagccaatcattgcaacgcGGTCGGCACGGTGAGCGGGTCGGCGCTCAGACCCTCCGCAGACCCTCCTCTCGCTACGACTGCGATTGCGCAATATCGCTGCGCCGACCGCAAGAAGCATGAgacctgattcaatgagtcaatgtgcagcacatggctaattTACATAACAGTATTGTTCCgtgaaaacactgtggaaagattcgaagtctggctagcaagccagcctttctgttcaaCGTCTGTCTGATCATGTTAAACGTTTGGTAGCCATAGGTAAAGATgatgagagaaatgtgtgctagctggaggtaacttcatacagctttctggttcattattatctcagccaacattaaagtgacagcacatgtgacagtgtcaacacatgtaataagagagggaatataaacttaatgaaaatcagcaggagcaaaacatcaggttcatatattgataatgttacatatttaatgatagaggagaaaatattgtcatccttgatgactgtattatgatgttctctcagactctgccctgagagctacttgcatagtgactgcccttcacatcacACCTTATtggaacatggtaagccctgttctgcaaattcatcccatttataaaaagggactgaaggttgggcgcacaggtttttcatgtttcactgaagctttatcaaaaagttaaaacagaacatagatatcgacaagcaactgtgtttttcttattgtttgcactgcttcttcAGTCGGTCTGAATACTAAAATCGTCtgtaaaatcacattttaaagcatgcccccggacccccctaggatgtttggatccatgtcacctttttcacccttgatgagtttgcacccctgatATTAGAAGTATGGAGTGAGATTTCCAGAATGTGTAAGTCGTGTGTGGCGGCGCTGAAAGCTGCAGTCGTACCTGGAAGATGGAGATGGCACAGATGGTGACGAGGATGACGACCCTGACGTCCACTTTGGGTGTGAGCCGTCGGCGGTAGTATGTGTAGTAGTGCTGGTAGTACTCCTCAGGATGGTCCAGCATGTAGTCGTAGTCCCGCCGAGTCTCCTCATCCTGCAGACACGGACAGAGACACATTACATCTGTTTTTATCTGAAGGTTTCTCTGATGACGATCACAACAGTTCTTCATGAACACATGCAAAAGTAGAAATTGGATTTTAAGCTTTCTTGTTTGCCAGAAATTCCTCCAACTAGTCCGGAGCAGCTGATTGGGTCGTGATTGGCTGGCGTGCCTTAGTGTACACAGAATGACTGACTACACATGAGTGGGCTGACATTTTGCCCCGACTTCAAAATGAGTCGCACGACTTAAAAATCGAGTCTAAATCGGCCTGAAATCACACGGTGTACGTCGAGGCCTGTGTAATACAGCCATGCTCAAATGTAATGTTGAAACAGTCAAATGAAGCTATCAGCTAATCTCAGAAGAACTGGTGCACATTTGGTTGTGAAATAAAAACCGTGTGTTACAGTTAGTATgcactttttgttcatttattgcATTACTGCACAATGTTAGGGAAGCAACGATCCACCTAtctcacaatttattttacaaaatgaaactgaagacaaatgatgaatgaaaaaagGATCCTTCAGGAGCTGCAAACAGCTCACTTGTCAttgtggtttggccttttaacgtttcctttttctcaacaaggggaggtgattggagcttctcgttgtggtgtggattaaatgctgcatcatgttggttgtgctgtttgtgtagTTCCCGGTCTTCTTGCAATatctgcacacagtttttgtcacACAATTTCTAAATCTTGCTGTACAGCTGCTGATGTCATGCAGGCGTACTCCAAATAACTGCATTCTTCATTAGAAGTACATTTATCCCATGTCATATCCTTATCACCATATGGAACATTATTACACATCACAATCGCCCATATTAAAGTCGGTTGCATTTAATCGTCATGACTTCATGTATTTTTCTCATCGCAGACAGAAATTATATCACAGTGTCACTTTTTCCAATATGATTCAGCACTAGTGAGCACACATActgcaaatacaaaaagaaaattatgAACATGCCAAAGGTAGTAAGTAATGACTGGTAATGTATGGAAGATGCATTTAGACTAACATGAATAACAATGAGACAGTCTTCAGGGTCATTATTAGAATATGAACACACTTTGAATCACTGAAGGAGCACTGTGGGAGGATTTAAAGAGGGACAGGGGAacacgtatatatatatatatgtatatgttgAAGTTGCTGCTTGACAAAGTTACAGACTAAACACTTCACAGACTCTTTGACCGACCTTTAACGTCTCGTACGCGGTCACGATGAGCAGGAATCTCTTTTCGGCCGTCTCCTGGGTCTCTCCCTCCATGCCCGGTTCTCCCACCTTGAACCGGTCCGGGTGGTACCGGCGGGCCAGCTGCCGGTAAGCCCGGGCGATCTCCACCTTGGCGGCCTCCCGGGTGACGCCGAGCACATCGTAACAGACCTCCGTGCCGCAGTACAGGCCCTCCACCAGCGCGGACACCGTCGGTAGGGAGCAAACCGTGAACAGGAGCACAGCGAACCCCAACCAGGGCTTCACCGACCCCGGACACCCAGCAGAGCCTCCCCCGCAGCCGCTACACCGCTCTGTGGGCGCAGCCATCTCTGTCCACCTGCCTGCCGCTAACGCCAGAAAGCAGGCTGTCGTGTCGCTTGATGCTGACGTCATCGCCTCGCGCCGGGCCAAATGATGACGATTCATCAAAGATCgtctgtattttgttttgtttatttctctaaaGCTTATTATGCGAAAACATTCACAGAAATGATAATGTATCTATTTAAACAAAATCTATAAACattctaataaaataaaacataaaataaacaataattagTCTTTTTTCAGACTTGAATTAATAGAAATATTGTCATCAATTTACTTGTATGAACCATAAACTGGTTTGAACATTGGTCATTGCCCATAAGAATTATAAGATTAATCATAAATCATATCCCCTTACTGTTATCTGGTGATACTTTCCtgcccaaacaaacaaacaaaacatattcCTCCAAAGAAGgataacatttaattttaaatttaattcTGAAAGGTTTTGCCAGAAATTCTTTATAATTGGTTAATTCAGGCAAATGCAAAAGTATACAGCCACACAAAATCTATAAATTACATGAATTGTCTCGAAAGCGGAAGCACATTTTTCAGATGGATATAATTTAGGAATAATTCAAAGATAATCCTTTCATATGAATGATTAAGTAGCAATAAGAAGCCACCCCTTCTTCAATAAAATATTATCctcaaatatataatatataaatcaCAGAGTATGTTAAAACAGATTAATAATTTTTGCGTAAAAGGTTCAAAGCTCAATCAGGCTACTCAACCCTGTTAGGTTAATTTACAGGATCTTATTAAAAAATACATagatacacatttattttggtaCATGTTTGTCTGGTTTCTCAGCCTTCACATTTCTTCAGCTAAGTGTTTTTAGTATTCAATATTTcagaaatcagaatcagaaatactttattaatcccagagggaaattcgatcgttacagttacTCCAAATACATCAACATCCACCATAAAGTATTTTTATTACAGAACTGTGACCAAGATCATCAACTTTATTATTAAACTTTACAAAATGTCTGTTAGTGATAAACCATTTGCATCAAAGACAGAGGGATACATTAAAttgacttaaaggtcacattagTATGATAGGCGATGTCATACTAATAAAGTTAAAGAGAGGTTAACATGACTTTAGAGGTTTAAACTTACACTTACACTTTCCCccaatatatatatgtatttgaAGGGAAATCAAAAGAACACAATCAAAAACACAGCATAAAAATGCAACATGCACCTGAATCTCTTATAGGTTGTTGTGCAGTTCCTAGTAGGTAATCTGAGGTTACAGGTGTGACAAGATAGAACAGTAAAAAGGTGACCTGTCGATTTCTTCTGCATTGATTTTTATGCACTGTAAGATGTTGTACATTGCTGCATCAGTAGAGTTCCTTTTTAACTCAAGAACTTTCAGTAGTTGCAGTTCACTCTCATataaccaagcggcaacctccagtcttgaaaaatggagccaatgcagaagtgcaaaatcctgcagttcatcaagtatccacttgaggctccaggaacaccaTTAATCACAtgcacaccacagccaaaaaagcagttttacagcataaataaacatgtttacagcctggtacaaaaaactaaataggtctgattagttattgtcatcacgtGCACAGACTGCATGGGgggagaattttttttaaacggctcagTTTTGATActtgttatccatagttaggcgggtagctgacatgattgacaggtgggcgtgatgtaacggtttgtcaagaggtttaaaacccgcctcagctccagctctcagcctgttgttaggttgactgaaagttagactgaaacAGGATTTACAACATGgaggctgctgccgatgagcctccggacccccctgcaggaacagatgacTGACGTCAcccaggcttcatccattaatatttacagtctatgcatGTAACTAGCTTATTTGACAAGCAGACTCTTGTGGTTGGTTTGCTAACTGCGGGAAAAAATGTTGCCAATAGTGAAATTTTTTTATGAGCTTTTTGACCTGCTTGGTGTCttttttggagttgttgaaTGCATGAAAACGATattcacacatttcaacaatATCGTTGAGAGGAGGACGTCCCTTAATAAACTGCAACAGATCTCCTTGCAGGTCCTCTCCATGGGTCAGCAGGACAATTGCAGTCTCCCTGATCTTCCAGCAGAGCTTCTCCTCCAGCTTTTCTAATATTCCTACCTCTTTATCAGTGAACCTGCTGAGCTGTATCACCAGTAAAACCAAGCAGCACCCTGGCTTACAGTACCTCTTACACTGCTCTATGTGGGCCTCGCAGTTTTGGAGTTGGTCGTTAAGGAAGTCTGGAGTGTCGACCACTCTCACCTGCGTTCCAAATAGCCCGATTTCTCTGAACTGACATTGGGTTGTGACCGGCATGGAGCTGGGTTCAGATTTAAAAATCTGACTTGAATCCAGCGGGGTGGTCCCTGCAGCCAGGATGGTGTTTGCAGATGCACTCTTTCCAGTCCCAGTTAGTCCCAGCAGAACAATGTTTGGTATCTCAGGAACGTCATGGCCTGCGTGACCTGGGGGACAAGTTTAACCAATTTTAATGTTTCTGActtaataaatacataaaaacaaagtttgattaGCGAAGGACTACTGTAGAACatgattattttatattaattgtttgtgtggtgttGTATCCCCAGAAACATACCAATGTGACGTCCAGGTGTCAGACTATCGGGGGCAGGAGAAACAATGCGTGACTGACTCATGGCGTTATTGCCTGTGAAGATATAACATGCATACTGCCATTTACAAAATTACATTGAAAACCATTGACCATGAGGATCTGTAAGGGTTTGGGGCATCATTGTTCTCAGACTACTTGACTGACTCTCAAACAAGACATCTCAATATCCAACATTTGTCTCAGTTTTCCAATTAAAGTCTACAATTGATTCATGAAACTGAGTGAGTAATTTTCTACTCAACCCATGGCTGtttctgaaatcacacactctTTCCCTATTCACTACTCactatagagaacaaaccaaattagatatttttgtaggccaacccgtaAGTAGCATCACCATGAGGTCTATCAAAAATTTGATTTGtgattggattttggatcatcgCAGAAATTAAGCTAAGtggcaaacacacatttctgatgtgtaggcgttttgttcagcacgataatcttcacaaatgaacacagtttatgatgtttgaagcgttaacgAAGCCGACataagtaaaaagctaacgttatgctatagctaactacaccacggccGGATGATTTTGATGCCACTACCgctatgcttcagacgatctccgataaacttaATCTGCGTAGCTTAATAAATTTTTTATTAACCTAACATTTGCCTTACCtcaaagattaaacctacaggagacatcacagactagtgagagagtttcCGGCGTCTGTGTCAGgtgtgatgacctttaatgtccccgacaaccactgtagtctcatttagccacttgttagcaaccgcctttttaaggACACAGAAAAACTTCAAAAAATTCACTCTCATTGCTCTACTCCTGCTGAAACTTGTCATCAGCCGACTTGGCTCACCTATGCACGCGTCTGCTTTCCATCTACAATCCAGCCAGTATATAAGCCTATCCTGCTCTCTCACTCCTTGCCAGATTGTTCTGTGCCATCTCATGCATGACTCTCCATCCTACCAGTCCCTTTTAGTCAGATCCCCCATTCAGAACATGAAACATGAGCATCTTACTTATAACTACTACAATCACCTCTTAGTAATTAACCCAGCCTTACCTGATCTCCAATGGTTCAGATGTTCAGCGTTTCTAAAAGAGTTACATCATCATTAGTGTTAATCATGAAATTACAGGTATAGGGATTGTTTTCATCCTGCTTTGGGGCTAGCTCATGCTCATCCCTGTCTCATTGACTTGGCTTCAATTGAAACACTCACTTTGAAACTTATTGGTTGAAAAAAccttaaataaagaaataccaGAGAAACACAAGCCAGCCCTAAAGTAAGAAAccttttgctttttattttgcatgtgtagcgagaaaatgtgttaaagtatatatatttttaccttCTTTGCTCCAAGGCTGCTTTTCTTCTACGTACCACACTTTCACTGTAGCTGGTGTAGGCATAGGTGAATTTAGGAAACCCATTGCAACACTTCCTACAGTCATTGGCAAGATCTTCAGTAAGCATCATCAGTTTGATGTTTGATTCTTTCAGATAGTCGAGTGAGTTGAAGGTTTTGGCGTTTGGTAACATGACGACTAGTTGTGACATGATATTTTCTCCAAAGGTATCAGTTAGTTTACTGATTCGAGCCTGAACTTTTTGATTTTGGGTGTCGTCTGGGTCTATTGCCAGTATGAACAAATGCGGGCCAGGATGAGACAGCGCCATGATGTCAATAATCAGTTGGTCCGGTTGCAGACATTCTTCATCGAAGAAATGATGTGTGTTAATGACTCTAAATGAGTTGTTCTCTTGCATGACAATGTTGTTCGACATGATACAGTTATCTATAACACCATTGAGAAGGTTGTCTTCAATGGCTTTCTGATCTCCCATTTCGAACAGAGCGATGGTAAACTTTCCCCcatatgctgtaaaaacaaaaaacaccaataTGTTATAAATCCCAATCTGTAGATACTGCATAACCTGAAAAAATAATACTGAAACGCTTGCAGATTATATACTGCAAATATGTCAAGCTAGTTTATTTCTAATTTAAAATAGCAGCTTATTTACATGGCATTGAAGAATTTCCTtggagaggaaagaaaacaacGCCACATTTTATCTATCTTGAAACACTATTGCCTCACACAGAAGCACCTTAACCCAAATGTACACGACAATGATCCACTCAAAATTaaatcagttttgtttttgctttcaaaaaagttctgTGTTCAGTCAACAAAGTTTTGATAACAACCATCATACACACAGATCTGCAAAATGACTAAAAACCATGTAATATATATGCCAAACCAGTAGTTGGCGGTGTGACTTTCTTATTAAACACCACGTGCATTTGCAAATACTCTTCTTTCCACAGAGCGGTGAgttgtaaacatacaaaaatggcTAACGATCAAAGTTTTGTGTGGACTGATGTTAAcgtggggttagggttagttagGGACCCTAATGTTACGAAGCTTTGGTTTTCAGAGGAATGCACTTTACTATGTTTCTCAATAAtataacactaatatgtgtctctagtctgtctacaaacccccaatgatgagaaaagtccatcctctaagtcttgtgcctgctccacttttcagaaaatgtgtgctcaaacaggccatttggagattttccctttgtgacatcacaaagggtagtaacccctccccaggtggctgacactcccacagctaggtgtttgttctgtcatctgagtctaccttctcaccgtaaacaataggacatggagcgagaaagaccaagacacctgagcccttccagagaggggcgtggtcagacacagctcatttacatatttaaaggtacaggcacagaaacagcctgttctgagcagagctgaaatagaggggtttataggcatgatgaaatacaggatcagagtggatttagaacaagaaacttcacagacatgttctggggagctctgagacttatttacaccggttgaagaggagaataatatgtgacctttaaacaagaaatgaccatatttggatcAAAGGCAAGAAATGCATTTTATTCAATCTACGGCTGCAGTACTGAGTTCAACTATTTTTTGCATTCAGCATATCCTGCTGCGTTAGCCATACATGTTGTATCATACATGATGTGTATTTTTTGATGAGCTATATTTATGGTACTAATACCTACACCTTGTAGTTTTGATACATGCTAGAGTTTTTGTTTGAGGTTATGACACTGAATAATGTACAATGTGATGATGGGTCATGTGTATTTAACACACCTGTGTATGACCATGGGATTATTCTGAGGGGACCCTAAGGAAGCTACAGCTGAAAAAACGCAGTGTTCGCTCACAATAAggttatattatttattaaatttatttaaaaaatgtttttaaaatatctgcatatttttttaaacatgctttcCTTTTTGCTCTGTCTTTACTGTAAGCCAAAGGGGTGTGTTCATTTCCCAGAATGACAGCGACCTCGCTATGAAAGAATGCTGTCCATCCACTTTTTTGCAAACATGAATATTATAATGAAACGAACTGTTTccaaaaatatgtataaaatattTACTGTAATCCTCAAACAAACTCCTTGAAAGTTGCATAACCTAATTCAATCACAAAAACATAATGCCCTTATTTTAATACTAGGGAATAATATGCACATTGGCTCTCCTGATATCAAAGTCAAGcaattaaaataaagtacaacaTGCAAATATATCAT from Labrus bergylta chromosome 17, fLabBer1.1, whole genome shotgun sequence encodes the following:
- the dnajc25 gene encoding dnaJ homolog subfamily C member 25, with the protein product MTSASSDTTACFLALAAGRWTEMAAPTERCSGCGGGSAGCPGSVKPWLGFAVLLFTVCSLPTVSALVEGLYCGTEVCYDVLGVTREAAKVEIARAYRQLARRYHPDRFKVGEPGMEGETQETAEKRFLLIVTAYETLKDEETRRDYDYMLDHPEEYYQHYYTYYRRRLTPKVDVRVVILVTICAISIFQYYSWHSSYNEAINYLVTVPKYRIQATEIAKQQGLLNRTKEKGKNRRSKEEIREQEEEVIREIIKTKIDIKGGYQKPNLSDILFCQIVLSPYYFTTYVAWYMSWIYRFTICREEYGDEEKLYIIRRHMKMSQSQFDSLEEHNRETFMERKLWLKENYEVYKKEQEEEMKVKMATDPRMKRYRRWMRNEGPGRLTFIDD
- the LOC136183190 gene encoding GTPase IMAP family member 8-like, translating into MSSVKAPPPYGGKFTIALFEMGDQKAIEDNLLNGVIDNCIMSNNIVMQENNSFRVINTHHFFDEECLQPDQLIIDIMALSHPGPHLFILAIDPDDTQNQKVQARISKLTDTFGENIMSQLVVMLPNAKTFNSLDYLKESNIKLMMLTEDLANDCRKCCNGFPKFTYAYTSYSESVVRRRKAALEQRRNAEHLNHWRSGNNAMSQSRIVSPAPDSLTPGRHIGHAGHDVPEIPNIVLLGLTGTGKSASANTILAAGTTPLDSSQIFKSEPSSMPVTTQCQFREIGLFGTQVRVVDTPDFLNDQLQNCEAHIEQCKRYCKPGCCLVLLVIQLSRFTDKEVGILEKLEEKLCWKIRETAIVLLTHGEDLQGDLLQFIKGRPPLNDIVEMCEYRFHAFNNSKKDTKQVKKLIKKFHYWQHFFPQLANQPQESACQIS